A genomic stretch from Deltaproteobacteria bacterium HGW-Deltaproteobacteria-2 includes:
- a CDS encoding leucyl aminopeptidase, giving the protein MKIFVKKGKLVDTKSQAIILPLFEENKKLSGTALEIDKISDGLISEVINNGDFEAKLSQISVIYTRDSLPAQRIALVGLGKHKEFNLEKLRGAFAKVMQHLRNLNIKEAATEINLNLLPRKKDQVAQAVAEGSLLGLYQYTPFKTVGREDLKEMEQLTIVADGKDFSLIESAIKKAQIITQAVCFARDLISAPSNEMTPTIMAQKAQEIAHKKNVSCRVLDKTKMKEIGMNALLAVAAGSNEEPKFIILEYAGGKKSAAPIVLVGKGLTFDSGGISIKPAEKMDEMKTDMSGGAAVMGVIMAATDLQLPLNIVALVPATENMPGGSACKPGDIVKSYSGKTIEVLNTDAEGRLILADALAYASELKPAAVVDVATLTGACVIALGDDVIGMLGTDDKLKNEINGAAKTTGELVWELPLWESYHELIKSDIADYKNSSGRAASTITAAAFLSKFVGDSPWVHLDIAGPAWTTKDKTYIPKGASGVTVRLLVEFLRNRTQK; this is encoded by the coding sequence GTGAAGATATTTGTCAAAAAGGGAAAACTTGTCGATACGAAAAGCCAGGCAATTATTCTGCCGTTGTTTGAAGAAAACAAGAAGCTATCAGGAACTGCGCTGGAGATTGATAAAATCAGTGATGGATTAATCAGCGAAGTAATCAATAATGGCGATTTCGAAGCAAAACTTTCTCAAATATCTGTAATCTACACCAGGGATTCTCTCCCGGCACAAAGAATAGCCCTTGTCGGCCTGGGTAAACATAAAGAATTTAATCTGGAGAAGCTTCGCGGAGCTTTCGCCAAAGTCATGCAGCACCTGCGCAATCTTAATATTAAAGAAGCGGCAACCGAGATTAATTTAAATCTTCTTCCCCGCAAAAAAGATCAGGTAGCGCAGGCGGTAGCGGAAGGTTCCTTATTGGGGCTTTATCAATATACTCCGTTTAAAACTGTTGGACGTGAAGATTTGAAAGAGATGGAACAATTAACTATTGTTGCTGACGGAAAAGATTTTTCTTTAATTGAATCGGCAATAAAAAAGGCGCAAATTATTACGCAAGCCGTTTGTTTTGCGCGGGACCTTATTTCCGCTCCCTCCAACGAAATGACGCCGACCATTATGGCGCAAAAGGCGCAGGAAATCGCCCATAAAAAAAATGTATCCTGCCGGGTTCTGGATAAGACCAAAATGAAAGAAATAGGCATGAATGCACTTCTGGCTGTTGCCGCCGGAAGCAACGAAGAGCCGAAATTTATTATTCTGGAGTACGCGGGCGGCAAAAAAAGCGCGGCGCCAATAGTATTGGTGGGCAAGGGATTAACCTTTGACAGTGGCGGAATTTCCATCAAGCCCGCGGAAAAAATGGATGAAATGAAAACAGACATGTCCGGCGGCGCTGCAGTTATGGGTGTGATTATGGCGGCAACCGATTTGCAGCTTCCGTTGAATATTGTGGCGCTTGTTCCCGCCACGGAAAATATGCCCGGCGGTTCCGCTTGTAAACCGGGTGATATTGTAAAATCATATTCCGGAAAAACCATTGAAGTTCTCAATACTGATGCCGAGGGGCGTCTGATCCTCGCCGATGCTCTTGCGTATGCGTCGGAGTTGAAGCCGGCAGCTGTTGTTGATGTGGCGACTCTTACAGGCGCTTGCGTTATAGCACTGGGTGATGATGTGATTGGTATGCTCGGTACGGATGATAAACTTAAAAATGAAATAAACGGGGCTGCTAAAACTACCGGAGAGCTTGTCTGGGAGCTGCCCCTGTGGGAAAGCTATCACGAACTTATCAAAAGCGATATTGCCGATTATAAAAACAGCAGCGGACGGGCTGCCAGCACAATTACTGCTGCCGCTTTTTTGAGTAAGTTCGTCGGAGATTCACCCTGGGTGCATCTGGATATTGCCGGTCCGGCCTGGACAACTAAAGATAAAACTTATATCCCCAAAGGGGCATCGGGGGTCACAGTTCGATTACTTGTGGAATTCCTGCGTAATCGCACCCAGAAATAA